GCCAGCGTGGCGACCTCGTCCATCCCGGCCACGACAAACCAGGCGTCCGGGTCGGAGGTCTTGTAGGCGACTTCGGCATGAACGGGCGTGTTCTCCAGACCCTGCGCCCGCAGAACCTCCATCGTGCGGTGGAAGTACGAATCGGCGACCTTCGCCTGTCGGATCTCCTCGTCCGAAGCGGAGTTGAACCGTCTTTTCGGGCCGTCGCTGCCTCTGCTCATATGCAAACCCCTCCGGATCTTTCGTAATTCCCCATCTGCGCGTATGATAGCCAACTTATGGAGACGGAGAAGAGGGTCGGACATACCTTTGCGGCATCCGCCGGAACGCCGTACGCCGCCGAGGCGGCGGCGGAGGTCTACCGCGCCGGGGGCAACGCTGCCGATGCCGCCGTAGCAGCCGCCGCAGCCGTCAGCGTTACCGAGCCCCTCATGAGCAGCATCGGGGGCGGCGGCTTCGCGCTCGTCCGCACGCCCTCCGGCGACCCGGAGCTGATCGACTACTTCGACGTGATGCCCGGCAAGGACATGCCCGAAAGCCTTATCGGCGCGGGGGGCAGACCGCAGACAATCCGCATCAAGCTCGGCGCGGGCGTTGACTCCATAATCGGCGGGCCGTCCGTCGCCGTCCCCGGCTCCGTCAAAGGCTGGGAGATGCTTCTCGAGCGGCACGGCAGGCTCAGCTTAAAAGAAGTCCTCAAGCCCGCGGCGAGGCTCGCCAGAGACGGCTTTCTGCTCTGCAAAAACTCAGCCGATTATTTCCTTGTCGCCGACGAAGCGCTGTCGCTGACCGGGGAGACGCGCAGGAACTTCTTTAAATCCACCTCCGAAGGTGAGCGGGTCTACCACGAAAACGAAGAGATGCGCTTCCCCGACCTTGCGGACACGTTCGACGCCGTCGGAGAAGGCGGCTCGGAGCTTTTTTACAGGGGCGACCTTTCGCGGAGGATCACCGCCTACATCCAGGAGATGGGCGGCCTGGTCTCCGAACGCGACATGGCCGAGTACCAACCGACGATCCGCGAGCCGCTCGTCGTCGAGTACGGTTCGGGCCTGATGTTCACGAACGCGCCGCCGTCCGCCGGGGGGGCGACGCTCGCGCAGATGCTCAAGGTAGTCTCCGACTACGACCTCGACTCGCTGTCGCCGGAGGAATACGGAAAGATAGTCGGCGGGGCGATGCGCTACGCCCTCAGGGACCGCGAGGTCGAGTACGGCGACGAGGAGCGCAACCTCGAAGTCGCCCGGCGGCTCACGACCGAGGAGTACGCAAGGGCGCAGCGCAGAAAGATATTCGGCTCGTCGCACACCTCACACCTCTCGTGCGTGGACTCGGACGGGCTGGCGGTCGCCATAACGGCGAGCATGGGCTACGGCTCCGGCCTCGTCGTGCCGGGCACGGGGATACCGCTCGGGAACACGCTCGGAGAGCCGGAGTTGAACCCGCGCGGCTTTCACGCGCTCAAGCCGGGCGAGAAGCTTATATCGAGCATGAGCCCGACCGTTGTTTCCTCAGAGAAAGGCGGCCTCATCTGTCTCGGGTCGCCTGGTGCCACCCGGATACCCTCGGCGATCCTGCAGGCCATCATAAACGTCATAGACTTCGGGATGCCGCTTGAGTCCGCGGTTCTGTTCCCGCGCATCCACTCGGAGTTCCGTCCCGGCGGAAAGACGCTGTTCGCGTACGAAGCGGGGGCGAGAAAGTCCGAACTGGACGGTTTCGATCAGGTTCTCAACTACGAAGGCCCGAACATGTACTTCGGGGGCGTGAACGCCGTGCGCCTGACGCCGGAGGGTACGTTTGAAGCCGCCGCAGACCCGCGCCGGAGCGGGGGTTCGGCCTTTGTCTGAGCCGCTCCCGAGGGAGGACCGCAGGGTCGGGCTACTCGGGGTCCCGATGGATCTCGGGCAGGGACGGCGCGGGGTGGATATGGGGCCGTCGGCGGCCCGTTACGCGGGTTTCCAGAGCATGCTCGAAGAACTCGGCTTCAGCGTGGAGGACTCGGGGAACGTCGGTGTTCCGCTGCCGGAGCTTGCCGGGTCCGAAGACGAACCCCTCTGGCGGCTCGGGGCGGTCCGGGATGTCTGCACGGACGTCTGCGGGCAAGTCCGGGAGACGGTCTCCGGCGGGACGTTCCCGGTCGTGCTGGGCGGCGACCATTCCATCTCCATCGGGACCGTCTCCGGGGTCGCGGCGGCGAACCGGGTCGCGGGGGAGAAGACCGGGGTGATCTGGCTCGATGCCCACGCCGATTTCAACACGCCAGAGTCATCCCCGTCCGGCAACATCCACGGGATGCCGCTCGCCACGCTCGCCGGACGCGGCCACCCGGAGCTTGTGGACATCGGCGGTGAAGGGGCGAGCATCCGGGCGGAGGACGTTGTTCTGATCGGCCTCAGAAGCGTCGATCTGCAGGAGCAGCGCCTCCTGACCGAAGCCGGAGCCACCGCCTACACGATGAAGGAGATAGACGCTTACGGCATCGCCCGCGTCGTCAGAAAAGCGATAGAAAACCTCTCGCACCTCGACCGGGTCCACCTCTCCTTTGACCTCGACGCTCTAGACCCGGAGACGGCCCCCGGTGTCGGGACGCCCGTTCGCGGCGGTCTCACCTACCGCGAAGCGCACCTCGTCATGGAGATGCTCAACGAGTCGAACATCGTAACCTCGCTGGACGTGGTGGAGATCAACCCGATACTGGACGCAAAGAACACCACCGCAGAGCTGGCCGTCGAACTCGTTGCAAGCCTGATGGGACGGAGGATCATCGCCCTTCCGAGGTAGCGAGAGGCTAACCCCGCCGCCAGAACGCCGGTGTGAGCAGGATCAGGACCGACAGCAGCTCCAGCCTGCCGAGCAGCATGAAAAAGGTCAAAGACAGCTTGGCGGTGGACGGGAGCCCGTCGTAGAAGGTCGGGTCGCCGACGGGGCCGAGGGCGGTCCCTGTTATGTTGAGGCAGGCAAAGACCGAGCCGAAGGCGGAGCCGAGCGGAACCTGATGCGCGGCGATGATGAGCGTCCCGATGACAAGGGTCGTTACGTATATGAAAACAAAGCCGAGAACGGTCTGCCGGAGCCTCTCGGGGATGGTGCGGTCGCCGAGCCGGAGCGTCGTCACGGCGCGGGGATGGAGCAGGCGCACCGAGTCCTGCGCGGCGTTCTTCACCAGCACGACCGCCCGCACGACCTTGATGCCGCCGCTTGTCGAGCCGGCGCAGCCCCCGATCAGCATGAGCAGCATCAGCAGGCCGGTGGAGAGCGGGTCCCAGGCGTTCCAGTCAGCCGTCTGAAAGGCGGTCCCGGTCGAGAGGCTCGCGCTCTGAAAAGACGCCTCACGAAACGCCGTAGAAAGCGAACCCCGGTAGCCGGAGAGGTATAGCGAGGTGGTTATGACGACCGTAGCCGTTGCGATGATCCCGAGATAAGCCAGCAGTTCCGGGCTCCGAAAAGCCCGCCCGAGCCGCCCCTGCACCGCAAGGAAATACAGGCCGAAGTTGGCGCCGGAGAGGATCATACCGACGATGATAACGACCTCGACGGCCCACGAATCGAAGGCGGCGATGGAGTCGGAGCGGGTCGAGTATCCCCCGGTGGAGACGGTGGTGAGGGCGTGGTTCACCGCGTCGAAAGGGGCCATGCCGGAGACAAGGAGCATGAAGATCCCCCCGATGGTGAGGCCGAAGTAGATGGTCGTCAGGACCTTGGCGGTGTCCTGGATGCGCGGGGTGAGGCGTTCCTGAGTCGGGTTCGGCATCTCGGCGGCGTAGAGCTGGGTCGCCCCGAAACCGACAAGCGGCGCTATGGCCACGAAGAGAACGATTATCCCGATCCCCCCGGCCCACTGCGTCATGCTGCGCCAGAGCAGGAGGGAAGGCGCTACCTCTTCTGGGACCTCGATCGTAGAAGCCCCCGTCGTCGTAAAACCGGCCATCGAATCAAAGAAGGCGTTGACCGGGCCGAGCGTACCGGAGATCACGAACGGAGCCGCTCCGACAAGGGTTACAAGAATCCAGCCGGAGAACACGATAAGGAAAACGTCCCTGATGGAGATGTAGCCGCGCTCCTCACGGCGGGTCAGAAAAAAGACCGCCCCGCCGCCCGCGACGGCTGCAAGCGTCGGGAAAAGAAAGGCAAAGACCATGTCCCGCTCGGTGACGAGCGAGAAAACGGCCGGGACCATCATTACCCCGCCGACCGCCGCGACCACGAGGCCGAGGGCGTTCGCTATAACCCTAGGGTGCAAAGAGGTTCTCTACCTCGTCCACCGCCGACTCGATGGTGAAGATCACGGCATCGTCGCCGGGGCGCAGGGAGTCGGCGCCGCGCGGTATCACCACCTCGTCGTCGCGAAGAAGCGCCCCGACTATGGCCCCCTTCGGGAAGCTCACCTCGGAGAGCGGCCTTCCGGTTACGCGACAGCCGTTCTGCGGGACCCTCAGCTCGATCATCTCGGCGTTGCTCTGGAGCAGCGCGACGTTAACGACCTCGCCGCGCCGGACAAAGCGCAAAATAGCCTCCGAGGCCAGCACGCGGGGCGAGATCGTAACATCAACCCCCAGGGCGTCCGAGAGCGGTGCGAACTCCCCGCTTGACAGCCCCGCGATGGTACTCCGCGCCCCAAGACGCCCGGCGTACATCGCGGCGAGCATGTTCGCCCGGTCGTCGCCCGTAACCGCAACGAAGGCGTCCGTTTTATCCACTCGTTCCTGCAGGAGAAAGTCCTCCGAGAGAGCGTCGGAGTTCAGGACCAGCCCCCGCCGAAGCTCGGAGGCCACGACGCGCGCCCGGTCCGGGTCGCGTTCTATGACCTTCACGCTCATGCGTTCTCTCTCAAGGGCCAGGGCGAGGCTCAGGCCGACGCGGCCGCCGCCGTAGATGATCACGTCCCGAACCGGAGCGGTGTCCGTCGCAACGGCCCGAACCACCCGCGAAAGGCTCTCCCGGCCGCTGACCAGCAGAACATGGTCCTGGACCTCGATCCTCGTATCCCCACCCGGCACCAGCGCCTCGCCGTTCCGCACCACCCCGACCATCAGGCTGTGCTCCGGCAGCTCTATCTCCTTGAGGGTCTTGCCGACGGCGGGGGAACTCCTGTCAAGAATAACCTCCGCCACCCCGATGCGACCGTCGGCGAAGGAGTCTATGTTCGCCGCGCCCGGAACGAGGAGCGCGTCCCGGATGTTGCGCGTCGCCATCTCCTCGGTGTGGATAACGTGGTCTATGCCGAGCATCTCCTGCCTGCCCTCATCCCTCGGGTCGTAGTAGTCTGAGTTGTGCAGCCGGGCGACCGTCTGCTTCACCCCGCGAGACTTCGCCGAGAGGCACGCAATGATGTTCACTTCGTCAGAGTTGGACGCCGCAACAAGCAAATCCGAATGGTCCACCCCGGCCTCCGAGAGCAGGCGCGGGCTTGCGCCGTTGCCGTGGATGACGAGCGCGTCGAGGTTCTCGGAGGCGTGCTCGACCCTTGCCCCGTCCGTCTCTACAAGGACGACCTGATGCCCCTCGTTGGAGAGCAGCTTCGCCGCCGTGAACCCGACTTCCCCGGCCCCGATAACGACCGTTCTCAAAGCCCCAAAACCTCCCCGGTGGAGATCACGAAAAACATCCGCCCATGTTATACGACCCGGCGCACGAAAAAAGGAGGGCCGGAGCCCTCCGGTAAAACGAACGTTCGCCCTTGTTACCTGCCCAAAGCGTCCGCGATAAGCTGCGCAACCTCCGACGGGTTCTCGGCGGCGGCGATGCCGGCCTTCCGAAGCGCGTTCGACTTCGCCTCGGCGGTCGTGTCGCCGCCGGAGACGATCGCTCCGGCATGGCCCATCGTCTTGCCCTCGGGGGCGGTGAAGCCCGCGATGTAGGCGACCACCGGGGTCTTCATGTTCGCCTGGATGTACTCGGCGGCCTGCTGCTCGGCGTTACCGCCTATCTCGCCGATCATGGCCACCGCGTGGGTGTCCGGGTCGTTCTCGAACTTCTCCAGGATCTCGATAAAGTTCGTCCCGATGATCGGGTCCCCGCCGATGCCGACCGCCGTACTCTGCCCTATGCCCATCTGCGTAAGCTCGTTGACGACCTGATAGGTCAGCGTCCCGCTCCGGGAAACAACGCCGACGTTCCCCTCGCTGAAGATGCTCTGCGGCATGATGGAGACGTTCGCCTTGCCCGGGCTGAGCATCCCCGGACAGTTCGGCCCGATCAGGGTCGCGTCGGATGATTTTATGTAGTTCGCCACGCGGAGCATGTCGTGGACCGGGACGCCCTCGGCGATGCAGCAGATGGTCTTCATGCCGGATTCCATGGACTCGAAGATCGCGTCGGCGGCGAACGGCGGCGGGACGAAGATGACGCTCGCGTTCGCGCCGGTCTCCTTTACGGCCTCGCGGATGGTGTTGAAGACCGGGACGCCCCGGAAGTCCTGACCGCCCTTGCCCGGCGTAACCCCGGCCACGACGTCCGTGCCGGAGTCGATCATGCGCCCGGTGTGGAAGCCGCCCTCCTTGCCGGTGATGCCCTGTACGAGCAGCTTCGTGTTTTCGTCTACAAGGATCGCCACTCTAGTTTCCTCCCTTGCCCGAAAGCTCCACGGCCTTGCTCGCCGCCTCAAGCATCGTCTCTGCGGTGTGTACGTTCTGAGGGGTGTTCCGCGAGAGTATCTCTCGGCCTTCCTCGGCGTTTGTACCGTCGAGCCGCACGACTATCGGGAGCTCGATGTTCGTCTTCTCGATGGCGGAGAGAAGCCCCTTCGCCACCTCGTCGCCGCGCGTGATGCCGCCGAAGATGTTGAAGAAGACGCCCGTTACCTTTTCGTTGGAGGTGACGATGTTGAGGGCGGTTGCGATCTTCTCGGCGTCCGCCCCTCCGCCAACGTCGCAGAAGTTCGCCGGTTCGCCGCCGGCCTGAGCAACAACGTCGAGCGTAGACATAACGAGCCCCGCACCGTTGCCGAGGATGCCTACGTTCCCGTCGAGCTTGACGTACTGAAGGCCGGCCTCCTGCGCCTCCTGCTCCTGCGGGTCGGCGGACTCGACATCGTGGAGCTCCGCGATGTCGGGGTGCCGGAACAGCGACGAGTTGTCCACCGTAACCTTTGCATCGAGAGCCAGAACGTCGCCCTCCTTTGTAACGACGAGCGGGTTGATCTCGACCAGCGAAGCGTCCAAGCCCTCGAAGGTCTTGTAGAGGTTCGTGAACGCCTTCCCGAACTGTTTCGCCGAGTCGCCCGTAAGCCCCGAAGCGAACGTGACCTCCCTGACCTGATAGGGCATCAGGCCGACGAGCGGGTCTATGTAGAGCCGCACTAGAGCGTCGGGGTTTGTCTCAGCGACCTGTTCTATTTCGACCCCGCCCTCGGTCGAGAAAAGGACGAGCGACCTTTTCGCCTCCCGGTCGACGAGAACCGAGAGGTACATCTCGGTCTCTATCTCCGCCCCGCCCTCGACGTAGACCCGGCGGACGGTGTGTCCCTTGATGTCCATGCCGAGGATCTGTTCGGCGGCGGCTTCGGCCTCCTCGGGGCTCGATACGACCTTGATGCCCCCGGCCTTGCCGCGCCCACCGACAAGAACCTGCGCCTTGACGGCGACCGTTCCGCCGATCTCCTCAGCCGCTTCTCGCGCCTCCCTGGGCGTCTCGGCGACCCTGCCGGGAAGGGTGGCGAGGCCGTGTTGCCTGAGCAGTTCCTTCCCCTGATACTCGTAGAGATCCAAACCAGT
This sequence is a window from Rubrobacter indicoceani. Protein-coding genes within it:
- a CDS encoding gamma-glutamyltransferase family protein, with product METEKRVGHTFAASAGTPYAAEAAAEVYRAGGNAADAAVAAAAAVSVTEPLMSSIGGGGFALVRTPSGDPELIDYFDVMPGKDMPESLIGAGGRPQTIRIKLGAGVDSIIGGPSVAVPGSVKGWEMLLERHGRLSLKEVLKPAARLARDGFLLCKNSADYFLVADEALSLTGETRRNFFKSTSEGERVYHENEEMRFPDLADTFDAVGEGGSELFYRGDLSRRITAYIQEMGGLVSERDMAEYQPTIREPLVVEYGSGLMFTNAPPSAGGATLAQMLKVVSDYDLDSLSPEEYGKIVGGAMRYALRDREVEYGDEERNLEVARRLTTEEYARAQRRKIFGSSHTSHLSCVDSDGLAVAITASMGYGSGLVVPGTGIPLGNTLGEPELNPRGFHALKPGEKLISSMSPTVVSSEKGGLICLGSPGATRIPSAILQAIINVIDFGMPLESAVLFPRIHSEFRPGGKTLFAYEAGARKSELDGFDQVLNYEGPNMYFGGVNAVRLTPEGTFEAAADPRRSGGSAFV
- the rocF gene encoding arginase, with the protein product MSEPLPREDRRVGLLGVPMDLGQGRRGVDMGPSAARYAGFQSMLEELGFSVEDSGNVGVPLPELAGSEDEPLWRLGAVRDVCTDVCGQVRETVSGGTFPVVLGGDHSISIGTVSGVAAANRVAGEKTGVIWLDAHADFNTPESSPSGNIHGMPLATLAGRGHPELVDIGGEGASIRAEDVVLIGLRSVDLQEQRLLTEAGATAYTMKEIDAYGIARVVRKAIENLSHLDRVHLSFDLDALDPETAPGVGTPVRGGLTYREAHLVMEMLNESNIVTSLDVVEINPILDAKNTTAELAVELVASLMGRRIIALPR
- a CDS encoding TrkH family potassium uptake protein is translated as MHPRVIANALGLVVAAVGGVMMVPAVFSLVTERDMVFAFLFPTLAAVAGGGAVFFLTRREERGYISIRDVFLIVFSGWILVTLVGAAPFVISGTLGPVNAFFDSMAGFTTTGASTIEVPEEVAPSLLLWRSMTQWAGGIGIIVLFVAIAPLVGFGATQLYAAEMPNPTQERLTPRIQDTAKVLTTIYFGLTIGGIFMLLVSGMAPFDAVNHALTTVSTGGYSTRSDSIAAFDSWAVEVVIIVGMILSGANFGLYFLAVQGRLGRAFRSPELLAYLGIIATATVVITTSLYLSGYRGSLSTAFREASFQSASLSTGTAFQTADWNAWDPLSTGLLMLLMLIGGCAGSTSGGIKVVRAVVLVKNAAQDSVRLLHPRAVTTLRLGDRTIPERLRQTVLGFVFIYVTTLVIGTLIIAAHQVPLGSAFGSVFACLNITGTALGPVGDPTFYDGLPSTAKLSLTFFMLLGRLELLSVLILLTPAFWRRG
- the trkA gene encoding Trk system potassium transporter TrkA; this translates as MRTVVIGAGEVGFTAAKLLSNEGHQVVLVETDGARVEHASENLDALVIHGNGASPRLLSEAGVDHSDLLVAASNSDEVNIIACLSAKSRGVKQTVARLHNSDYYDPRDEGRQEMLGIDHVIHTEEMATRNIRDALLVPGAANIDSFADGRIGVAEVILDRSSPAVGKTLKEIELPEHSLMVGVVRNGEALVPGGDTRIEVQDHVLLVSGRESLSRVVRAVATDTAPVRDVIIYGGGRVGLSLALALERERMSVKVIERDPDRARVVASELRRGLVLNSDALSEDFLLQERVDKTDAFVAVTGDDRANMLAAMYAGRLGARSTIAGLSSGEFAPLSDALGVDVTISPRVLASEAILRFVRRGEVVNVALLQSNAEMIELRVPQNGCRVTGRPLSEVSFPKGAIVGALLRDDEVVIPRGADSLRPGDDAVIFTIESAVDEVENLFAP
- the sucD gene encoding succinate--CoA ligase subunit alpha translates to MAILVDENTKLLVQGITGKEGGFHTGRMIDSGTDVVAGVTPGKGGQDFRGVPVFNTIREAVKETGANASVIFVPPPFAADAIFESMESGMKTICCIAEGVPVHDMLRVANYIKSSDATLIGPNCPGMLSPGKANVSIMPQSIFSEGNVGVVSRSGTLTYQVVNELTQMGIGQSTAVGIGGDPIIGTNFIEILEKFENDPDTHAVAMIGEIGGNAEQQAAEYIQANMKTPVVAYIAGFTAPEGKTMGHAGAIVSGGDTTAEAKSNALRKAGIAAAENPSEVAQLIADALGR
- the sucC gene encoding ADP-forming succinate--CoA ligase subunit beta, which translates into the protein MDLYEYQGKELLRQHGLATLPGRVAETPREAREAAEEIGGTVAVKAQVLVGGRGKAGGIKVVSSPEEAEAAAEQILGMDIKGHTVRRVYVEGGAEIETEMYLSVLVDREAKRSLVLFSTEGGVEIEQVAETNPDALVRLYIDPLVGLMPYQVREVTFASGLTGDSAKQFGKAFTNLYKTFEGLDASLVEINPLVVTKEGDVLALDAKVTVDNSSLFRHPDIAELHDVESADPQEQEAQEAGLQYVKLDGNVGILGNGAGLVMSTLDVVAQAGGEPANFCDVGGGADAEKIATALNIVTSNEKVTGVFFNIFGGITRGDEVAKGLLSAIEKTNIELPIVVRLDGTNAEEGREILSRNTPQNVHTAETMLEAASKAVELSGKGGN